A window of the Deltaproteobacteria bacterium genome harbors these coding sequences:
- a CDS encoding citryl-CoA lyase yields MADIPKLVSAMGRAEHDRIFVREFDLNKDLLGKISFSQMVCLMLQGRLPTADEGKMIDSMLIVLVDHGMTTGAAAARMTFHSAPEAIQGAVAAAILGAGSVHLGSSEYCAKMLNDALAKESKDADLDAVALKTVERRLANNQLIPGIGHGIHTDGDPRAARLFEVAQETKVYGRNCELLKKIGKVADQKVGKHLPVNVTGAIAAISLDMGFHWQMTKSFAILGRALGGLAHVGEEIRRPIARGISNMIRDNLQYEPEK; encoded by the coding sequence ATGGCCGACATACCCAAACTCGTATCCGCGATGGGCCGCGCCGAGCACGACCGCATCTTTGTGCGCGAATTCGATTTAAACAAAGACCTGCTCGGCAAGATCAGCTTCTCGCAGATGGTCTGCTTGATGCTGCAAGGCCGTCTGCCGACGGCGGACGAAGGCAAGATGATCGACTCTATGCTGATCGTGCTGGTCGACCACGGCATGACCACTGGCGCCGCCGCCGCGCGCATGACGTTTCACTCGGCGCCGGAAGCCATCCAGGGCGCAGTCGCCGCAGCGATCCTCGGCGCCGGCAGCGTCCATCTCGGCTCGTCGGAATACTGCGCGAAAATGTTGAACGACGCGCTCGCGAAAGAATCAAAGGACGCCGACCTCGACGCCGTCGCGCTGAAAACCGTCGAACGCCGTTTGGCCAACAATCAATTGATTCCCGGCATCGGCCACGGTATCCACACCGACGGCGACCCGCGCGCTGCGCGACTCTTCGAAGTGGCCCAGGAAACCAAAGTCTACGGCCGCAACTGCGAGCTGTTGAAGAAAATCGGCAAAGTCGCCGACCAGAAAGTCGGCAAGCACTTACCAGTGAACGTCACCGGCGCCATCGCCGCGATCTCCCTCGATATGGGCTTTCACTGGCAGATGACGAAAAGCTTCGCGATCTTGGGTCGCGCCCTCGGTGGCCTCGCCCACGTCGGCGAAGAGATCCGCCGGCCGATTGCGCGCGGTATTTCTAATATGATTCGCGACAATTTGCAGTACGAGCCCGAGAAATAG